The sequence GGGAGCTGCTGTGGTGGCTGGCGTGCAGCTGGGCAAGGAAGTTGGCAAGCTGCACCACTTGACCCAGGAGAGGCTGTTTGACTATTGCTTGATGATTGGTGCGTCTATCGATTCTCTGTTGCGCTGAGAGGAAGAGCATGGACTTTTGCATGGACTTTTACATGAACCCTGCGCTAACACAATTTCTTTGTTCGACTGCAGAGAGACACCCGGATAACGTCGGCGCGGCCCTCTTTGGAGGCTTCGTTGGAACGTACCTCATGCCATTGAAGCCCGAGGATGCGTCTAGAATCGAAATTCCGCTGAGTGAAGTGTTGCCCAACCCGGCGGGAGGCGTTGATACTGGCAAGAGGCCCCCGGAGCCTCCCATTGGCATCGGCCACCACATCAAGTTCCCATGGAACAAGGAGATCAAGGCTGTAGCTATCATTCCGGACTTTATCGTGCCCACCCACGACGCCCGAGCCGTCTTGCCACCAAACTACCAGCGTACCGATGTCGTAAGTAGAGCGATACGAAGCAATTGTTTGCTATTACTGACTCTGTGGCTGCTTAGGTATTCAATCTGCAGCGGATAGCCCTCCTCCCCGTTGCCCTTGGCCAGTCGCCACCCGATCCTGAACTCATCAACCTGGCTATGCAAGACAGAGTCCATCAGCCCTACCGCCAAACTCTTATCCCTGGTCTGACTGAGATTGTCGAATCCATGTCGCCCAAGACCACGCCCGGGTTCCTCGGCGTATGCCTTTCCGGCGCCGGCCCCACCATCTTGGCCCTTGCCCTGTCCAACTATGAGGACATTGCCAATCAGATCATCGCTACTCTGAGGAAACacaacgagaagaaggatctTGCCTGCCAGTGGCTAGTCTTGGAGCCTGCGGAGGGAACTCACGTTATTCGATCAAGTTGAAAATGAGGATTGTAAACTATATAGTGCACGCTTTTTTAGAACTGGTTACTCCTCTCTTGGATAATGGTATTTTGGGCGTTTTTGGGTGCAGGGATAAGATGGACCGCAAGGTTATGAAAAGTAAGATAGAATCCATGTTATAATGTGAAGAGTTTTATCCACAAATGATTGCTTATGCTATTGAGCAGAGATGATGGGGTATTTACTTAAAAGTTATATCAGGTTACATCAGACATCTTGTTTCCAGCTTACTACCACCAACCCCTGATTGAGCCTCAAATTTCATATAATCAGCCAACCCAAGTGCAGCTCTGCTTAGACTACATTGCTAGGATCAATGTAGAATGCTTTCATCACGCCTCCCAGTGCCTTCTCTAAATCGCCCCCCCAGCTCTTTTTACCTGCTTCAATCACGCGCTGGCGACTCTGTAAAAGCTCTTTAGCCACATCAGACCATTCCAATCGCGTCTTGGCAGGCTTGAAATCCGATAGTGACAGATCCAACTCAACGGGCACAAGACTTCCCTGCTGCTTCACAATCCTTCCATTCACAATGACAGTCTCGATATCCGCTATTGAAGAGTGCAAAACAATTGCTGCTACGGGGTCTTCTTCGGCAGCACAGATCATGCCGGGGCTAAGCCCATCAAAGATGACAATGTCCGCAAGTTTGCCTTCTTCGAGAGATCCGAGCTGGTCTTGCATGCCGATGGCTTTCGCGCCGCCGACAGTGCCAAGTCGAAAGACATCTTGCACGGACACGGTGAGATGCTTTGGCGCTTTGCTTGCCTCAATGAGAGCCTGGTTTCGGATTCCTCGTTCGGCTTGCAGGCCGAGTCGCATCTGATTTATGATGCTGGATCCGTTGTTGCTGTGACAGTCGATGCCCAGAGAGCTGATAGCGCTGGTGTCGTCTCGGAAACAGACCGGGTAGCCAAGGCCCATCTGGATCTCCGTATCTGGTGTTGAGGAGATGGCGGCGTTTACATCGCTGAGCTTCTTTGCGTCGGAGTCAAAGAGATTGTTGGCatgggagatgatgatgtctGGACCAAGAACACCATGGCTCTCAAGCACATCCACCACCGAGTTTTGCCCTTGGCATTATTAGTTAGTTTCACCGAATATATATGAAGCAATGAATAATAGAGGTAACAAATCTTACCAAAAATGGCACCACGCGTGTAATGGCTAGTGAGCACTTTTGCTCCAGCTTGTCGAACCCGCTTATACAAACCGGCAACAATTTCCGTCGGGAGGAACAATGCGTCAAACGCCAGCCCCACGTTGACTCGGCCATCACCATATGGGCCAGCTTTTATGAGCTCTTCAACTTGTTCAACTGCCCAGCTTGGTAAGAACTCAGTATTTACTGAGAGTTCGGGCTCCCACTCTTTCACCCTTGCGGTGGGCGCGTAGCAAAAGGTGGAGCGGATTCCCGATGATACGGTTGCGGCAATGGCGTTTGTGTCTATTTGTATTAGCCTGTGGAAAACATAAAATTCTATCTGCAACTTACTGTGGGCTGGAGAATAGTTCATGTGCGCGTGATCGACTATTGTCGTCGTTCCCGCATTCAACGCTTCGAGGCACCCTCCTAGCTCGCCCCAGAAGATATCTTCAGTGGTATAATTAAATGATTGCATGTTGCCAGTAGGGACGTATTCCAACAAAGTGTGGTCCGCATGCCGTCCCTTGAGCTGCGTCTGCCATACATGGTGATGCGTATCAATAAAGCCGGGAGATACGATCTTGCCAGTGCAGTCAATCACTTGGGTCTTATCAGATGGGGCATCTATATGAGCCGCTATGCGAGCAATCTTGTTTCCTTCGATGAGAAGTGAGTGACTTTGAAGTGGTACGACCGGCTTGCCTCCCGCTGGACCTGGCACCAAGATGGTAGCATTGCGCAAAAGGATAGATTGAGCtgacatgatgatgatgctcgaTGTGGTGTTTGCTAACTGGCGCTTTACTTTGGTGATTTGACGAGTTGCGATGACATCGGCTTACTACAACAagaagcttatttataatcCACCACAAACGACCTTGTAAGAATGAATATGCTCGGCTCGGAGAACGATTATTTCGGAGAAGATTTCTAAGCCGGAATTATGATGTTTATTAAACTTTGTAAAGCCGACTCGGGGAGACGCGAGTTTCGGACTTGATGAGCTTTCGGGCGCCAGACGAGCTATGTAAGAATGACATGACCAGGCGGGTTAATAAATAGGCCGCGCATCATTTCTCTCTTAAACATCTGAAGAAAGTTtcacttttgtttttttttgtaatagCCATATTAACAGCAGAAACTGTGTGAATTTTAAACAATAAACAGCTACCAAACTTATTAGGAATATTGAACCCAAAGCATCCTTTGCGCAACTCCAATACACTAAGCAAGTCTGCTGGAGCTGTGGTGGATAACGATATATCAGCTCCGCGTTCCGGCTAGGTTGAACAGATCGCTAAACTACCGCTAATCGTTCAAACTATATTGTCCCTAAGTGGCTTGAGcgatgaaagaaaaggtgAGGCATTAggattttaaatatagatcACTTGGATGGCAACAAACGGATTGTCGGATGAATTTGATGaacaaaaaaatgaaaaggaaaaggagttGCGAACCCCGCTCGCATATATCTAGATGAGAAATTTGAACTCCGCAAGTATCCCACTCCAGTGCCGTTTTTACCGCTACTGTTGGTGCTAGTATTAGTAGCTCTTTCTCgggccgtcgccgtcgccactggagctggagcgacATAAGCTAAAAACTCCGGCGGCGAGTTTGACTGGTGATAATATCCGTCTGGGTGACTTATAAGGCGCCGTGCAGGCAAGGCTGGCTTATAtgcaaaaggagagaaataaaataataagacATTAAGAGCACAGTAAATCAGCAATCATGGCGTCACAATCTACTCCAGAATCTGTTTTTGACCAcgttattcttttaattccCCATTCCCAACTCATTTCACTTCCACAATGGCTGTCGGATGCTTTCACTATCCTTGAAGGAGGTGTGCATGAGGGTGGCATGACTGAGAATAAGATCGTCGTCTTCAAAGACGGCGTCTACCTGGAACTCATTGCTTTTGTTGATGGCTTGAACCCCCAGCATAGAGCCATGCACCCGTGGGGTAGGCAGCCCGATGGACATATTATCCACTGGGCCCACACCATCCTAAGtcacgaagaggaagaaggttCAAACAATTCTGAAGAGAAATTCCGTGCTGTTCAAGCCAGAATCCAAGATTCTCAAGTGGGAATTAAGTACCTGGATCCAGAACCGGGATTTAGGACAATGGCAGATGGCTCAAAGAGGATTTGGGCCAATGCGATACCCAACTTTGACAACTACAAAGGGCCAATTTATGTCAATCAGCAGCCTTTCTGGACTTTTGATCGGACCCCACGATCTCTCCGAGCTCCCATTACGCCAGGGAATGCATCTCATCCATCGGGTGCAGTTGGTGTTGCTGgaatttctctcttcattaAAGATGAAGAGGTCTTAACCAACATGGTTCCCTTTTACAATGCCATTTTCAACAAGCCTGGTGTTAACGAGAGCCCACATAAAAATGTCACACGATATAGTTGGGAGGCCGCGGCGCCCGCTCATCCGGAATTTGGCCAAAGGCATTTCTTCCTCTACCATGGTACCAAGGAAGCCTTTAcggaggaagagatggcgGAAGCGAATGGGGTAGTGCCTGATATCTTTATCAAGCTATCTTTGTATGCCAAAGGGAAGGGCGGTAGTGTTAAGGGGGCGCTTGTAAAGGGAACACTGATTACTTTTGAACTAATTCCTATTCCATCTTCGTAGTGTTTTAGTATAATATCCACCTCAGAGTACATGATTGATATAATTAAGtgcaaatataataaaaaaaattataatacacCAAATAATCCTATGTCATAGTGTATTCTCAtatgtattattatatacatcaagattgtttttctttccgcTTGAGGAGCCACGTGCGGAAATCTTGCATCTCGCATACCGCTTTAGCCGcttcaatctcttcttccagtgtCGGATATCCTCCACTAACCCTTGCCTGATAAATTCTCTCAGTATCTTGGACTCTAGACGCCAAATTAGGAAAAAGGAATCAACAAATATTGCAAGTTGAAGAAACTCACACATGCTGTACACCGACACTTAACTTGAGAGCTAGCCATGCCAATATGGCTGGAAAAGCAGGCATGTTCTTTCCCATGACTTCTTTATATGCCTTTTTCACCTCATCCATGTTATAACTTCCACCTGCGACAGTTACAGTCTTGTGAGTGTATCTCTCATGGTTCTTATAAGAGTTGTTAGCAAAGCTTGTTACGACTCAAGGTATAGTCGCATTACCTGGATTACCCCCGCAGCGACTTTCCCAATATCTTCCGATGCCTATATCCGATGttagctaattattatatgATTTGGCTCATAAAGCAAATTCCGTACGACGAGTAGCATCTCCGTTCCCTTTTGCAAACCCTGCGAAAAGACGGATACGGCCAGCGCTCCCATTAATCCATCAAAATTTTCCATGAAAATTCCAGGTTGCACAATGCTATGTTGTCATCTCGGTTAGCTCAATGCTTTTGTATTGCGCAACCGTACTAACCTCCAATTTAGACCCTTTTCGCCCATGCTTTTGCAATACAGCTCGATCTCTCGCTTTGCCAGACGAGAGGCATCAACTCCATTGGCTAAATCCGGACCCGGTGGGATCGTGCTGGAATAAACCAGCGCTTCAACTTTGAAGTCAATTGCGAGATCCACAAGCGCCTATGCCAACAAACAAAGGCTCTTGATTAGTAGCTTCTCAAGTTGTTTACATGTGCGTTGAATTACTTTGCCTTGTCTCTCTTCGTCACCGCCATTGTTTCCAAGGCCTGGATAAGGAAGCACAATAAAAATACCGAATATTCCACCCTCAGCGACTACCTGGGCGAAAATTTGCTTTAGTCTCTCCGAATCGCTGAGATCGCCTTGGACTATTCTAATATCATTTCCATGGCTCTTTTCAATCTCTAAAAGCCGAGTTGCTGCTGGCGACGCGGTGTCCCGAGTTACGGCCCAAATAGAGTAGGTTGGGGCAGTTGGGCCGTTGGCATTCGAAGGATTCAATAGCGCTTGTATAAATCCCTGTCCCTGTCTTCCAGTGGCACCAGTCACTATAACGTTACGAATAGTCATTTTGAGAGATCAAAAATATACAAAGCGCATAGCTTTCACTGATGAGAAGGTGAAGCAATTATAAGTGTATGTAAAAACCAGTTACTTCGTGTCAGCTGAAGTGGCACCTAGCGCTTATGTCACAGGTACAGGTTTGTGCACTACACAACATAGGACCTCAGGAGACTCGCCCTATAACAGTAGCTGTTTACTAAACATTCTCATTCTGAACTACTGCTTTTAAACAAATTTGCTAATTATTGAATTTAAGTAGTGTTAACTCTAGACCCATTTGGGGAAGGGAACCTTCGTAGGGGCTGGCGGCATCAGCGTAAAATGCCGTTTCTTTCCCAATGTCGAgtgtttatataaagctctCTGGTTTATCTACATTGCACTAGATTCTCCCAATCATCTGCTATTACAAAATTAAGCATATATTGCATCCGCCATCCTGAAGCACTCCGCACGAGCATCTCATTCCAATGTCATAGATCGGCTGGTGTTTCCTAGGGCGGCTTGTATTTTTCACTGCCAAGCTAACAGCGGTTTACAGATGTATTCCAAATGCCCGGGATATTTTATCATTGCCTATCGTCCTACCGTTGGAGATGGCTGCAGTTGTCGCAATGCTGGATGAGAGCCATCAGGCCCTACTGGTGAAAACGATGACAACTCATATACCTATACTAGGTAGACTCGATGACCACGTTTACGGTCATCGATTCTTCCTAGTATATGTGGTATTAATGGAGATGATCTATGAAACCAGGCTTAGATCAAATACACTGGCTTAATGCTCCACGGTAGAGCCCCAATCAAGTCTAGTTTAGCATTAATGCACGTGGATTTTCACATATATAATAATGTTGTATAAAGCAAGAAATTCTTAATTCTTTTGTGGAAATGTCTAGCTCTTTCATAAGtttctatttataaaagtgtATAGTGAAGGTTAATACATATGGCTAATTTGCCTATGTGTGACGTGCACATTAATGGGCTATTCTTATACGCACAACAAAAGATAACACTATAGAGAATGACTTTGGTTTAACACTTgaaatatattgcttttgggCTTAGGATGCAGAGGAGAACTATAGTAAGCGCATACATGAAAAGTCACAAGCCCTTATTGTCACTTCTATCAGATGTGAAACGCCAATTACACTATAATACGATCTTCAGGTAATCGAGAAAGGACTTGCCGCCATCGAAGATCGGCGACCCCTAAGTGCTCTAAATGAGAACATCGCCACGGACATTGGCCCGCTAACACTGACGACGCATGCTAATAGAATGAATATAGTAGGGAGATCCACTGTCATGTAGCTGAAAAGCCATGAGGCCCAAATTTAAGCTTATGTCTCTCGGGACTCTGTTTCCCCGTCTTATTCTGCGCCTTGAGCTTATCCGGACAACAGCTTCTATAATAGGAAGTAGGAGCGGAATCGCTTCGCAGATGCTCCACTTGCTTAGACTCGCAGCGAAACAAATATCTGCTTCGCTATGGTAGTGTAAAAGCAGTTAGTATAATCTTTTTGCTGCTAAAGTCTTCTAATGCAAGCGAAGGTGACTATTTCAGAGAATTCGGTGGGCTAACATGACTCGAAAACGGAGCATTTGCTGGATTTGTAGGCATATACGTCTCCCAACTTTCTGCCAAGCCGCCGTTGGAAAGATATATAAGAGTGGGATTCTCTTGTGTTTGAAGGCTTTACaattagaagaaaaaaaaacccaacTCCTTGACCAATCGCCAAGATGAAGACTGTTGCTGCCATCCTCTGCCTAGcccttcctcttctcgccAGCGCGGCCCCCAACCTCGACAAAAGAGAGATGTGCAACGTATTCAACAACGATGGCCCCGTGCACTGCAGAAGCAGTCCGTCTTTTAGCGCCAAATCAGTTACCACgattggcgatggagatgccTGGGAGTTCTCTTGCTATAAGTCAGGAGACTGTTATGAAGGAGTTTGGTACGTCCACCTGAAGACCAATCGTGAGTGGGGATAATGATAGATGTTAACAATGTTAAGTTCGTGGGATTACATCCCGGGATTGAAATGCTATATCAACGGATTTTATACTTCAGACCAGTGCAACTCCAGTAATGCTACCATTCCTTGAGTGTTCTAGATTCAGAAACTGACAAGTTGGTCTTTTTTGCAGAAAACCTTCGCAAGTGTTAATCAGAGTCCATGCCCGGGGTTAAAACGACGAAGGACGATT comes from Trichoderma asperellum chromosome 3, complete sequence and encodes:
- a CDS encoding uncharacterized protein (EggNog:ENOG41), whose product is MSAQSILLRNATILVPGPAGGKPVVPLQSHSLLIEGNKIARIAAHIDAPSDKTQVIDCTGKIVSPGFIDTHHHVWQTQLKGRHADHTLLEYVPTGNMQSFNYTTEDIFWGELGGCLEALNAGTTTIVDHAHMNYSPAHNTNAIAATVSSGIRSTFCYAPTARVKEWEPELSVNTEFLPSWAVEQVEELIKAGPYGDGRVNVGLAFDALFLPTEIVAGLYKRVRQAGAKVLTSHYTRGAIFGQNSVVDVLESHGVLGPDIIISHANNLFDSDAKKLSDVNAAISSTPDTEIQMGLGYPVCFRDDTSAISSLGIDCHSNNGSSIINQMRLGLQAERGIRNQALIEASKAPKHLTVSVQDVFRLGTVGGAKAIGMQDQLGSLEEGKLADIVIFDGLSPGMICAAEEDPVAAIVLHSSIADIETVIVNGRIVKQQGSLVPVELDLSLSDFKPAKTRLEWSDVAKELLQSRQRVIEAGKKSWGGDLEKALGGVMKAFYIDPSNVV
- a CDS encoding uncharacterized protein (EggNog:ENOG41); amino-acid sequence: MASQSTPESVFDHVILLIPHSQLISLPQWLSDAFTILEGGVHEGGMTENKIVVFKDGVYLELIAFVDGLNPQHRAMHPWGRQPDGHIIHWAHTILSHEEEEGSNNSEEKFRAVQARIQDSQVGIKYLDPEPGFRTMADGSKRIWANAIPNFDNYKGPIYVNQQPFWTFDRTPRSLRAPITPGNASHPSGAVGVAGISLFIKDEEVLTNMVPFYNAIFNKPGVNESPHKNVTRYSWEAAAPAHPEFGQRHFFLYHGTKEAFTEEEMAEANGVVPDIFIKLSLYAKGKGGSVKGALVKGTLITFELIPIPSS
- a CDS encoding uncharacterized protein (EggNog:ENOG41); amino-acid sequence: MTIRNVIVTGATGRQGQGFIQALLNPSNANGPTAPTYSIWAVTRDTASPAATRLLEIEKSHGNDIRIVQGDLSDSERLKQIFAQVVAEGGIFGIFIVLPYPGLGNNGGDEERQGKALVDLAIDFKVEALVYSSTIPPGPDLANGVDASRLAKREIELYCKSMGEKGLNWSIVQPGIFMENFDGLMGALAVSVFSQGLQKGTEMLLVASEDIGKVAAGVIQNHERYTHKTVTVAGGSYNMDEVKKAYKEVMGKNMPAFPAILAWLALKLSVGVQHVVQDTERIYQARVSGGYPTLEEEIEAAKAVCEMQDFRTWLLKRKEKQS
- a CDS encoding uncharacterized protein (SECRETED:SignalP(1-18)~EggNog:ENOG41) — encoded protein: MKTVAAILCLALPLLASAAPNLDKREMCNVFNNDGPVHCRSSPSFSAKSVTTIGDGDAWEFSCYKSGDCYEGVCSWDYIPGLKCYINGFYTSDQCNSKNLRKC